A region of Salvelinus alpinus chromosome 6, SLU_Salpinus.1, whole genome shotgun sequence DNA encodes the following proteins:
- the LOC139578159 gene encoding rhombotin-1-like isoform X1, which produces MVFDKEESVSLVPLQSKGKQRVCAGCNRRIMDRFMLEALDRYWHEDCLKCACCDCRLGDVGSTLYTRANLILCHKDYLRLFGMTGNCAACSKVIPAFEMVMRARENVYHLDCFACQLCSQRFCVGDKFFLKNNMILCQLDYEGGHQNGNSADQAL; this is translated from the exons ATGGTGTTTGACAAGGAGGAAA gTGTCTCCCTTGTGCCTCTCCAGTCCAAAGGGAAGCAGAGGGTCTGCGCCGGGTGCAACCGGAGGATCATGGACCGCTTTATGCTAGAGGCTCTGGACAGGTACTGGCACGAGGACTGTCTGAAGTGTGCCTGCTGTGACTGTCGCCTGGGTGACGTGGGCTCCACCCTCTACACCAGAGCCAACCTCATCCTCTGTCACAAGGACTACCTGAG gCTCTTTGGGATGACGGGGAACTGTGCAGCTTGCAGTAAGGTGATCCCGGCCTTTGAGATGGTGATGAGAGCCAGGGAGAATGTCTACCACTTGGACTGCTTTGCCTGCCAGCTGTGCAGCCAGAG attTTGCGTGGGAGACAAGTTTTTCCTGAAGAACAACATGATACTGTGCCAGCTGGACTACGAGGGGGGGCATCAGAATGGAAACTCTGCTGATCAGGCTCTGTAG
- the LOC139578159 gene encoding rhombotin-1-like isoform X2, translating to MDRFMLEALDRYWHEDCLKCACCDCRLGDVGSTLYTRANLILCHKDYLRLFGMTGNCAACSKVIPAFEMVMRARENVYHLDCFACQLCSQRFCVGDKFFLKNNMILCQLDYEGGHQNGNSADQAL from the exons ATGGACCGCTTTATGCTAGAGGCTCTGGACAGGTACTGGCACGAGGACTGTCTGAAGTGTGCCTGCTGTGACTGTCGCCTGGGTGACGTGGGCTCCACCCTCTACACCAGAGCCAACCTCATCCTCTGTCACAAGGACTACCTGAG gCTCTTTGGGATGACGGGGAACTGTGCAGCTTGCAGTAAGGTGATCCCGGCCTTTGAGATGGTGATGAGAGCCAGGGAGAATGTCTACCACTTGGACTGCTTTGCCTGCCAGCTGTGCAGCCAGAG attTTGCGTGGGAGACAAGTTTTTCCTGAAGAACAACATGATACTGTGCCAGCTGGACTACGAGGGGGGGCATCAGAATGGAAACTCTGCTGATCAGGCTCTGTAG